In one Polaribacter sp. ALD11 genomic region, the following are encoded:
- a CDS encoding pyruvate dehydrogenase complex E1 component subunit beta — translation MRTVQFRQAICEAMSEEMRRDESIYLMGEEVAEYNGAYKASKGMLDEFGAKRVIDTPIAELGFAGIAIGSAMNGNRPIVEYMTFNFSLVGIDQIINNAAKIRQMSGGQFNCPIVFRGPTASAGQLGATHSQAFENWFANTPGLKVIVPSNPYDAKGLLKAAIRDDDPVIFMESEQMYGDKMEIPEGEYIIPIGVADIKREGTDVTIVSFGKIIKEAYKAADELAKENISVEIIDLRTVRPMDHAAILTSVKKTNRLVILEEAWPFASVASEITYRIQEEAFDYLDAPIKRITTADTPAPYSPVLFEKWIPNSNDVIKAVKEVLYV, via the coding sequence ATGAGAACAGTTCAATTTAGACAGGCAATTTGTGAAGCCATGAGTGAAGAAATGCGCAGAGATGAAAGCATTTATTTAATGGGAGAAGAGGTTGCAGAATATAATGGAGCTTATAAAGCTAGTAAAGGAATGTTAGATGAGTTTGGCGCAAAAAGAGTTATTGATACTCCTATTGCTGAACTTGGTTTTGCAGGGATTGCAATTGGTTCTGCTATGAATGGCAACAGACCTATTGTAGAGTATATGACATTTAATTTCTCTTTAGTTGGAATTGATCAAATTATAAACAATGCAGCAAAAATTAGACAAATGTCTGGTGGGCAGTTTAATTGTCCGATTGTTTTTAGAGGACCAACTGCTTCTGCAGGTCAATTAGGAGCAACACACTCGCAAGCATTTGAAAATTGGTTTGCAAATACACCAGGTTTAAAAGTTATTGTACCATCAAACCCATACGATGCTAAAGGCTTATTAAAAGCAGCTATTAGAGATGATGATCCGGTTATTTTTATGGAATCTGAACAAATGTATGGTGATAAGATGGAGATTCCGGAAGGAGAATACATCATTCCTATTGGAGTTGCAGATATTAAAAGAGAAGGTACTGATGTAACTATTGTTTCTTTTGGAAAAATTATTAAAGAAGCATATAAAGCAGCAGACGAATTAGCAAAAGAAAATATTTCTGTTGAAATTATCGATTTAAGAACAGTACGTCCTATGGATCATGCTGCTATTTTAACTTCTGTAAAGAAAACAAATAGATTGGTAATTTTAGAAGAAGCGTGGCCATTTGCCAGTGTTGCATCTGAAATTACTTATAGGATACAAGAAGAAGCATTTGATTATTTAGATGCGCCAATTAAAAGAATTACAACAGCAGATACACCTGCACCCTATTCTCCTGTATTATTTGAGAAATGGATTCCTAATTCTAATGATGTTATAAAAGCCGTAAAAGAAGTACTATATGTATAA
- a CDS encoding electron transfer flavoprotein subunit beta/FixA family protein: protein MKILVCISHVPDTTSKINFTNNDAEFDKNGVQFVINPYDEFCLTRAMWFKEKQGASVTVVNVGGAETEPTLRKALAIGADDAIRINIDPTDGFLVAKELAAVVKNGSYDLVLAGKESADYNGQMVPGMLASLVDFNFVNGCVGLEVEGTNATAKREIDGGTETLATALPLVIGGQKGIVEEKDLRIPNMRGIMMARKKPLQVVEAIGASAATNNQSFEKPAPKGAVKLVAADNLDELINLLHNEAKVI, encoded by the coding sequence ATGAAAATATTAGTTTGTATTAGTCATGTACCTGATACCACTTCAAAAATTAATTTTACAAATAATGATGCTGAGTTTGATAAAAACGGAGTACAGTTTGTAATTAATCCTTATGACGAGTTTTGTTTAACAAGAGCAATGTGGTTTAAAGAAAAACAAGGTGCTTCTGTAACCGTTGTAAATGTAGGTGGGGCAGAAACAGAACCAACTCTTAGAAAAGCATTGGCAATTGGCGCAGATGATGCGATTAGAATAAATATCGATCCTACAGATGGTTTTTTAGTTGCAAAAGAATTAGCAGCAGTGGTAAAAAACGGAAGCTATGATTTAGTGTTAGCAGGTAAAGAGTCTGCAGATTATAACGGACAAATGGTTCCTGGAATGTTAGCTTCTTTAGTAGATTTTAACTTTGTAAATGGTTGTGTAGGGCTAGAAGTTGAAGGTACAAATGCAACTGCAAAAAGAGAAATAGATGGTGGTACAGAAACTTTAGCAACAGCTTTACCTTTAGTTATTGGAGGACAAAAAGGAATTGTAGAAGAAAAAGATTTACGTATTCCTAATATGAGAGGAATTATGATGGCGCGTAAAAAACCTTTGCAAGTAGTAGAAGCAATAGGAGCAAGTGCAGCAACAAATAATCAATCTTTTGAAAAACCAGCACCAAAAGGAGCTGTTAAATTAGTCGCTGCAGATAACTTAGATGAGTTAATCAACTTATTGCACAATGAAGCAAAAGTGATTTAA
- a CDS encoding electron transfer flavoprotein subunit alpha/FixB family protein — protein MSVLVFADSTEGKFKKTAFEVVSYGKKVAEQLGDHLVVLTINATDASELYTYGAEKVLTVSNESLSTFNAKEYAAVITQAANKENATVVVVDSSINGLYLSPLVAVSLEAGYASNTVAAPSSTSPFTVKRKAFSNKAFSNTVISTDKKVIGVAKNSYGIHENPVTGTTESFEAEIIASGVKSEKIERVTGKVTIADADTVVSAGRGLKGPENWGMIEELAEVLGAATACSKPVSDLGWRPHGEHVGQTGKPVASNLYIAIGISGAIQHLAGINASKVKVVINTDPEAPFFKAADYGVVGDAFEVVPKLIEKLKAFKAA, from the coding sequence ATGTCAGTTTTAGTTTTTGCCGATTCAACGGAAGGAAAATTTAAGAAAACTGCTTTTGAAGTAGTTTCTTACGGAAAAAAAGTTGCAGAACAACTAGGAGATCATTTAGTTGTTTTAACAATAAATGCGACAGATGCATCTGAATTATACACGTATGGTGCAGAAAAAGTATTAACAGTTTCAAATGAAAGTTTGTCTACTTTTAATGCAAAAGAATATGCAGCTGTAATAACGCAAGCAGCAAATAAAGAAAATGCAACAGTAGTTGTAGTAGATTCTAGTATAAATGGGTTGTATTTGTCTCCATTAGTAGCGGTTAGTTTAGAAGCAGGTTATGCTTCAAATACAGTTGCGGCACCTTCAAGTACAAGTCCTTTTACAGTAAAAAGAAAGGCATTTTCAAACAAAGCATTTTCAAATACTGTAATTTCTACAGATAAAAAGGTAATAGGAGTTGCTAAAAACTCATACGGAATTCACGAAAACCCTGTTACTGGAACAACAGAAAGCTTCGAAGCAGAAATTATAGCATCTGGTGTAAAATCTGAAAAAATAGAAAGAGTTACTGGTAAAGTAACCATTGCAGATGCAGATACCGTAGTTTCTGCAGGTAGAGGATTAAAAGGACCGGAAAACTGGGGAATGATAGAAGAATTGGCAGAAGTTTTAGGAGCAGCAACAGCTTGCTCTAAACCTGTTTCAGACTTAGGTTGGCGTCCTCACGGTGAACATGTTGGGCAAACAGGAAAACCTGTAGCATCTAATCTGTATATCGCAATTGGTATTTCTGGTGCAATTCAGCATTTAGCAGGTATTAACGCATCTAAAGTAAAAGTAGTTATTAATACAGACCCAGAAGCGCCGTTTTTTAAAGCAGCAGATTATGGCGTTGTAGGAGACGCTTTTGAGGTAGTTCCTAAATTAATAGAAAAACTAAAAGCATTTAAAGCTGCTTAA
- a CDS encoding bifunctional nuclease family protein, giving the protein MSLIKLTIKGISYSQTQTGAYALVLSEMEGNRTLPIIIGAFEAQSIAIALEKEIRPPRPLTHDLFKTFANRFSIDIKEVIIHKLVDGVFFSSLVCEKDGIEEVIDTRTSDAIAIAVRFQAPIFTYENILDKAGVYLKLEEELGLNDPSEIQEISLDTESLLGVDNESSYSKLSVSELNEELDQAVADENYELAAKIRDEISQRS; this is encoded by the coding sequence ATGAGTTTAATAAAACTAACAATAAAAGGAATTTCTTACAGTCAAACACAAACCGGTGCTTATGCATTAGTGTTAAGTGAAATGGAAGGAAACAGAACTTTACCAATTATTATTGGTGCTTTCGAAGCACAATCTATTGCAATCGCTCTAGAAAAAGAAATTAGACCACCAAGACCTCTAACGCACGATTTGTTTAAAACCTTTGCCAATCGTTTTTCAATAGATATTAAAGAAGTTATTATACATAAATTAGTAGATGGCGTTTTCTTTTCGAGTTTAGTTTGTGAAAAAGACGGAATAGAAGAGGTAATTGATACAAGAACATCAGATGCAATTGCAATTGCTGTTCGTTTTCAAGCGCCAATTTTTACTTATGAAAATATTTTAGATAAAGCAGGTGTTTATCTTAAACTAGAAGAAGAATTAGGTTTAAATGATCCTTCAGAAATTCAAGAAATTTCTTTAGATACAGAGAGTTTATTAGGTGTTGATAACGAATCTTCGTATTCAAAATTATCTGTTTCCGAGCTAAATGAAGAATTAGACCAAGCAGTTGCCGATGAGAATTATGAATTAGCTGCAAAAATTAGAGATGAAATTAGTCAACGCTCTTAA
- a CDS encoding NupC/NupG family nucleoside CNT transporter — MKNLFLIAFCFISITFLGQDLEQDWAFDAVTKSDGSSELKSEETKVFSLANSKFEFPAFGENEKASGTYLRQNNLIIFNFKKPKEELRYFNIVSFDNASLILSEGDVTYKFSSQEYAKILLPETEVKEEAKELLQADTVPKEVAAVGGNGEIIASGDFTFTSLWRGVLGMFSLIVIAFLFSANRKAISWKRVAIGLSLQLVIAVGVLKVSFIQKAFELVGKLFIEILGYTKAGSQFLFAGLISDMDSFGYIFAFQVLPTIIFFSALTSLLFYLGIIQWVVKMLAIGLSKFLGISGMESLSVAGNIFLGQTEAPLLIKAYLEKMNKSEMLLVMIGGMATVAGAVLAAYIGFLGGGDKELELVFAKHLLAASVMAAPGAIVISKILYPQTEEVNTDVTVSQEKIGSNILDAIANGTTEGLRLAVNVGAMLLVFVAVIAMLNGVLGVVASFDGFTIDYLNLDWHFTSLNELIANNTLYDGLSLEFILGYAFAPLMWLIGVPTVDMTLMGQLLGIKLAASEFVGYIQLAELKNVANATHLTYNKSIIMATYMLCGFANFASIGIQIGGIGSLAPGQRKTLSEFGMKALIGGTIASLMSATIAGMIIG, encoded by the coding sequence ATGAAAAACCTATTTTTAATTGCCTTTTGTTTTATTTCAATAACTTTTTTAGGGCAAGATTTAGAACAAGATTGGGCATTTGATGCCGTTACAAAGTCAGACGGATCTTCTGAATTGAAATCAGAAGAAACAAAAGTTTTTTCTTTAGCAAATAGTAAATTTGAGTTTCCTGCTTTTGGTGAAAATGAAAAAGCATCTGGAACCTATCTTCGACAAAATAACTTAATCATCTTTAATTTTAAAAAACCAAAAGAGGAGTTAAGATATTTTAATATTGTTTCTTTTGATAATGCTAGTTTAATTTTATCTGAAGGAGATGTTACTTATAAGTTTTCATCACAAGAATATGCTAAAATACTTTTGCCAGAGACAGAAGTAAAAGAAGAAGCAAAAGAACTATTACAAGCAGATACTGTACCAAAAGAGGTTGCAGCTGTAGGCGGAAATGGAGAAATTATTGCTAGTGGAGATTTTACATTTACCAGTTTATGGAGAGGTGTATTGGGAATGTTTTCTTTAATAGTTATTGCATTTTTGTTTAGTGCTAATAGAAAAGCTATTAGTTGGAAAAGGGTTGCTATTGGTTTATCGCTTCAGCTAGTTATTGCGGTAGGAGTTTTAAAAGTTTCGTTTATTCAAAAAGCATTTGAATTGGTAGGGAAACTTTTCATAGAAATTTTAGGATATACCAAAGCAGGGAGTCAATTTTTGTTTGCAGGTTTAATCTCAGATATGGATTCTTTTGGATATATCTTTGCTTTTCAAGTATTACCAACAATCATTTTCTTTTCAGCATTAACATCATTATTATTTTATTTAGGTATTATTCAATGGGTTGTTAAAATGTTAGCTATCGGCTTGTCTAAGTTTTTAGGTATTTCTGGTATGGAAAGTTTGTCTGTTGCTGGAAACATTTTTTTAGGCCAAACAGAAGCACCTTTATTAATAAAAGCATATTTAGAAAAGATGAATAAATCTGAAATGCTTTTAGTAATGATTGGAGGAATGGCAACTGTTGCAGGTGCCGTTTTAGCAGCTTATATAGGGTTTTTAGGTGGTGGAGATAAAGAGTTAGAATTGGTTTTTGCAAAACATTTATTAGCAGCTTCTGTTATGGCAGCCCCAGGTGCAATTGTAATTTCTAAAATTCTATATCCACAAACAGAGGAAGTTAATACAGATGTTACCGTTTCTCAAGAGAAAATAGGTTCTAATATTCTAGATGCAATTGCAAACGGAACCACAGAAGGCTTACGTTTAGCAGTAAATGTTGGCGCTATGTTGTTGGTCTTTGTAGCTGTTATTGCTATGTTAAATGGTGTTTTAGGAGTTGTTGCATCTTTTGATGGATTTACAATTGATTATTTAAATTTAGATTGGCATTTTACTTCTTTAAACGAACTTATTGCAAATAATACTCTATATGACGGTCTTTCTTTAGAATTTATTTTAGGGTATGCTTTTGCTCCTTTAATGTGGTTAATTGGTGTGCCAACAGTAGATATGACGTTAATGGGGCAGCTGTTAGGTATAAAATTAGCAGCAAGTGAATTTGTAGGATATATACAACTTGCAGAATTAAAAAATGTAGCAAATGCAACGCATTTAACCTATAATAAATCTATTATTATGGCCACTTATATGCTGTGTGGTTTTGCTAATTTTGCTTCCATAGGTATTCAAATTGGTGGTATTGGTTCCTTGGCTCCAGGGCAGCGTAAAACATTATCAGAATTCGGAATGAAAGCATTAATTGGTGGTACAATTGCTTCTTTAATGTCTGCTACAATTGCAGGAATGATTATTGGATAG